The Anastrepha ludens isolate Willacy chromosome X, idAnaLude1.1, whole genome shotgun sequence genome includes a window with the following:
- the LOC128869932 gene encoding uncharacterized protein LOC128869932, whose amino-acid sequence MIQCPSKNRCRCSNRAHHTLLHHENAYQTTQTTPVAGPAFQPSGSTRPTWQTSSQESTATHSHMGTSEGGQVILATAMILAKDFTGTYKLGRALLDSGSQLNFITDDFAQKLRLRREKHNVGVRSIGDSLTSLKARTTTTIKSRTSAFQLSLQFGITSHIAYQPVAEIDKSGWSLPANTKLADEMFFKSRRIDLLLGTESFFNALAVGQIRLGPNLPTLQKTLFGWVVSVRFRGDCNVTSSSCLLSYKTSIDENLQRLWQLEAIDTSPKPTQPDHRICEEHFTKATHQDHTGRITVSLPFKDNPICLGDSFDIARRRFLALERRLLRSLKIRPQYIAFMEEYKSLGHMSVVAHPNLKEPHYYMPHHCVLKPSSTSTKLRVVFDASCRTSTQTSLNDHLLVGLTVQQDLYMLLLRFRLYRFAFTADITKMYRQVLVENNCRNFNTYFGELPQIQISARTSLTL is encoded by the coding sequence ATGATTCAATGTCCGTCCAAGAATCGCTGCCGCTGTTCCAATCGAGCACACCACACGTTGTTGCATCATGAGAATGCATATCAAACCACTCAAACAACTCCAGTGGCAGGCCCCGCATTCCAGCCTTCGGGGTCTACTCGACCTACATGGCAGACTTCATCTCAAGAATCGACCGCAACCCACTCGCACATGGGTACATCGGAAGGTGGTCAGGTGATTCTTGCAACGGCTATGATCCTGGCCAAGGACTTTACGGGTACGTATAAGTTGGGCCGAGCCCTCCTAGATTCAGGCTCTCAACTCAATTTCATCACTGATGATTTCGCGCAAAAACTACGCCTTCGTCGTGAGAAACATAATGTGGGCGTTCGAAGCATTGGAGACTCGCTAACCAGTCTTAAGGCGCGTACGACCACGACCATCAAATCGCGCACTTCAGCCTTTCAACTGTCACTTCAATTTGGAATCACCTCGCACATAGCATACCAGCCAGTTGCCGAGATCGACAAGTCCGGGTGGAGCTTGCCAGCCAATACCAAATTAGCAGACGAGATGTTTTTTAAGTCCCGGCGCATAGATCTGTTGTTAGGAACAGAGTCCTTCTTTAATGCTCTTGCTGTTGGCCAAATTCGACTGGGTCCCAATTTACCGACGCTTCAGAAGACGTTGTTTGGTTGGGTCGTCTCTGTTAGGTTTCGAGGTGATTGTAACGTGACGTCATCATCTTGTCTGCTGTCATATAAAACCTCAATCGACGAGAATTTGCAACGCCTATGGCAACTGGAAGCCATCGACACGTCACCAAAACCAACTCAGCCAGACCATCGAATTTGTGAAGAGCATTTCACAAAAGCAACTCATCAAGACCACACTGGTCGAATTACTGTAAGTCTGCCATTTAAAGACAACCCAATTTGTCTCGGAGATTCCTTCGATATCGCTCGTCGGCGATTCCTTGCGCTTGAGAGACGTCTTCTACGTTCGCTCAAAATCCGTCCGCAGTACATTGCGTTCATGGAAGAGTACAAAAGTCTTGGCCACATGTCAGTAGTAGCACACCCCAACTTGAAAGAGCCACACTACTATATGCCACATCACTGCGTGCTTAAACCTAGCAGCACGTCAACCAAATTGCGAGTAGTGTTTGATGCCTCGTGCCGCACCTCAACACAAACATCATTGAACGATCATTTGTTAGTGGGGCTCACAGTTCAACAAGATTTATACATGCTTCTATTACGTTTTCGTCTGTATCGTTTCGCCTTCACCGCAGATATCACTAAAATGTACAGGCAAGTACTCGTAGAAAATAATTGTCGAAATTTCAATACATACTTTGGCGAGCTTCCCCAGATTCAGATCTCCGCACGTACCAGCTTAACACTGTAA